A single Elaeis guineensis isolate ETL-2024a chromosome 15, EG11, whole genome shotgun sequence DNA region contains:
- the LOC105032258 gene encoding SNAP25 homologous protein SNAP32 isoform X1, translated as MTQNAFLFVFRYKYWNSALTAALLSHCIFFVNFLFNFLYSVVATALSEAETAKMPISKIPKQHSADPGFAKSNFFDSDSDSETNTKSARTSSVPVKTNLTSSPGYDSSAAKNGYNNDFRDSGGLENQSVQELENYAVHKSKETTQKVNDCLKIAEVIREDASRTLETLHQQGEQIARTHQTAVNIDQDLCKSETLLSSLGGFFSKPWKPKKTRQIKGPVPVVTRDDSFKRKGNKEQREKLGLSSNPQARPRNYSEPTAAMEKVQVEKQKQDDSLSDLSDVLGQLKDMALDMGTELGRQNEALDGLHDDVEELNHRIKGANQRTRKLLGK; from the exons ATGACACAAAATGCTTTTCTATTTGTTTTTAGGTACAAATACTGGAATTCTGCGCTGACTGCAGCTTTACTATCTCACtgtattttttttgttaatttccTTTTCAATTTCCTTTATTCTGTTGTTGCCACTGCATTGTCTGAAGCAGAAACAGCAAAGATGCCCATATCAAAGATTCCTAAGCAACATTCAGCTGACCCTGGTTTTGCAAAGTCCAATTTTTTTGACTCTGATTCTGACTCTGAAACGAATACAAAATCAGCAAGAACTTCCTCAGTCCCTGTTAAGACAAACCTCACAAGCTCCCCTGGTTATGATTCTTCTGCTGCAAAGAACGGGTACAACAATGATTTCCGTGACTCCGGAGGCCTAGAGAACCAGTCTGTGCAAGAACTAGAAAACTATGCAGTCCATAAGTCTAAGGAGACTACACAGAAAGTAAATGACTGCCTGAAGATTGCTGAAGTAATTAGAGAAGATGCTTCAAGAACTCTTGAAACCTTGCATCAGCAGGGGGAGCAGATTGCAAGGACTCATCAAACTGCAGTTAATATTGATCAAGACCTTTGCAAG AGTGAGACACTTTTGAGCAGTCTTGGGGGCTTTTTTTCTAAGCCTTGGAAGCCAAAGAAAACTCGCCAGATTAAAGGGCCAGTTCCTGTTGTTACAAGAG ATGATTCATTCAAGAGAAAGGGAAACAAGGAACAAAGAGAAAAGTTAGGATTATCTTCAAATCCTCAGGCACGGCCTCGAAATTATTCTGAACCCACAGCTGCAATGGAGAAAGTCCAG GTTGAGAAGCAAAAGCAAGATGACTCCCTTTCAGATTTAAGTGATGTGCTGGGCCAGCTAAAGGATATGGCTCTTGATATGGGTACAGAGCTTGGGAG GCAAAACGAGGCTCTTGATGGATTGCATGATGATGTGGAAGAGCTCAATCACAGAATTAAGGGAGCCAACCAGCGAACTCGCAAGTTGCTTGGAAAGTAG
- the LOC105032258 gene encoding SNAP25 homologous protein SNAP33 isoform X2 — MPISKIPKQHSADPGFAKSNFFDSDSDSETNTKSARTSSVPVKTNLTSSPGYDSSAAKNGYNNDFRDSGGLENQSVQELENYAVHKSKETTQKVNDCLKIAEVIREDASRTLETLHQQGEQIARTHQTAVNIDQDLCKSETLLSSLGGFFSKPWKPKKTRQIKGPVPVVTRDDSFKRKGNKEQREKLGLSSNPQARPRNYSEPTAAMEKVQVEKQKQDDSLSDLSDVLGQLKDMALDMGTELGRQNEALDGLHDDVEELNHRIKGANQRTRKLLGK; from the exons ATGCCCATATCAAAGATTCCTAAGCAACATTCAGCTGACCCTGGTTTTGCAAAGTCCAATTTTTTTGACTCTGATTCTGACTCTGAAACGAATACAAAATCAGCAAGAACTTCCTCAGTCCCTGTTAAGACAAACCTCACAAGCTCCCCTGGTTATGATTCTTCTGCTGCAAAGAACGGGTACAACAATGATTTCCGTGACTCCGGAGGCCTAGAGAACCAGTCTGTGCAAGAACTAGAAAACTATGCAGTCCATAAGTCTAAGGAGACTACACAGAAAGTAAATGACTGCCTGAAGATTGCTGAAGTAATTAGAGAAGATGCTTCAAGAACTCTTGAAACCTTGCATCAGCAGGGGGAGCAGATTGCAAGGACTCATCAAACTGCAGTTAATATTGATCAAGACCTTTGCAAG AGTGAGACACTTTTGAGCAGTCTTGGGGGCTTTTTTTCTAAGCCTTGGAAGCCAAAGAAAACTCGCCAGATTAAAGGGCCAGTTCCTGTTGTTACAAGAG ATGATTCATTCAAGAGAAAGGGAAACAAGGAACAAAGAGAAAAGTTAGGATTATCTTCAAATCCTCAGGCACGGCCTCGAAATTATTCTGAACCCACAGCTGCAATGGAGAAAGTCCAG GTTGAGAAGCAAAAGCAAGATGACTCCCTTTCAGATTTAAGTGATGTGCTGGGCCAGCTAAAGGATATGGCTCTTGATATGGGTACAGAGCTTGGGAG GCAAAACGAGGCTCTTGATGGATTGCATGATGATGTGGAAGAGCTCAATCACAGAATTAAGGGAGCCAACCAGCGAACTCGCAAGTTGCTTGGAAAGTAG